A part of Capsicum annuum cultivar UCD-10X-F1 chromosome 6, UCD10Xv1.1, whole genome shotgun sequence genomic DNA contains:
- the LOC124899283 gene encoding uncharacterized protein LOC124899283, whose protein sequence is MNTTMAIDFMSYFDLLDDLKKHCKFTVLDGDKFFYLRGDKIMNDYDGLVECCDDSDVKDMLSSYKMHKKKPIVIYTLSKNYDIFENTSLEENNYRDNVSEEVNEAAEENEPTNFAGSNIVKRKTRGPTRCLKIINLQEREKVSVQFDKDHQTTGR, encoded by the exons ATGAATACAACTATGGCCATTgattttatgagttattttgatCTGTTGGATGATTTGAAAAAGCATTGTAAGTTTACTGTTTTAGATGGAGATAAGTTCTTTTATTTGAGAGGTGATAAAATTATGAATGATTATGACGGACTGGTAGAATGTTGTGACGATTCAGACGTTAAGGACATGCTTTCTAGTTATAAGATGCATAAGAAAAAGCCTATAGTGATTTATACATTAtcgaaaaattatgatattttcgaAAATACTTCtcttgaagaaaataattatagGGATAATGTGTCTGAAGAAGTGAATGAAGCAGCTGAAGAAAATGAGCCAACAAATTTTGCAG GTTCAAACATTGTGAAAAGAAAAACTAGAGGGCCAACACGATGCTTGAAAATAATTAACTTACAAGAGAGAGAAAAAGTGAGTGTACAATTTGATAAAGATCATCAGACAACTGGACGATAA
- the LOC107872838 gene encoding uncharacterized protein LOC107872838 — protein MTSAGNGEHHGIVEEPRVGQVKTHVPLHVSASQRGLVSNETSQSRFQGSTLAFPKRLKFLNFGNLGSPSAKFQQIADQRDDFSRTVPSSGSLHLRQRLTRLLSRKLDWPSLSKMCKEWFKNPLNIVLFIWIVCVAVSGAILFLVMTGMLNHAIPKKSQRDTWFEVNNQILNALFTLMCLYQHPQRLYHFVLLIRWRPEDISRLRKVYCKHGTYKPHEWTHMMVVVGLLNLNCFAQYALCGLNLGYRRSERPAIGVGICISVAIGAPAIAGVYSMLSPLGKDYDTELDEEAQIQTGAAECSRSGQLRRKSLEKRFSFASDEGRCVEARPQWSGGILDFWDDISLAYLSLFCSFCVFGWNMERLGFGNMYVHIATFLLFCMAPFWIFSLAAVNIDNDTVRAALGLTGIFLCLFGLLYGGFWRIQMRKRYNLPPYNTCCGKPSVADCALWLFCCWCSLAQEVRTGNSYDIVEDKFCKKQDENISPLPREDGLYKHALGSPLANDSSPHSIIKSSTPSPSRFADEVHSPDRQQPFVEGKSHTRGQNEIMMPPTPSVIQREDAKHNNFAML, from the coding sequence ATGACATCTGCTGGCAATGGTGAACATCACGGTATTGTTGAGGAACCTAGAGTTGGTCAAGTTAAGACTCATGTACCTTTGCATGTTTCGGCATCTCAAAGGGGACTTGTAAGTAATGAAACTTCTCAGAGTCGTTTCCAGGGTAGCACTCTTGCTTTTCCCAAAAGGCTAAAGTTCCTCAACTTTGGTAATTTGGGTTCTCCATCGGCAAAGTTTCAACAGATAGCTGATCAAAGAGATGACTTCTCTCGAACTGTACCTTCTTCTGGCAGCCTTCATCTCCGTCAACGCCTTACTAGGCTACTCTCACGGAAATTGGATTGGCCATCTCTTAGCAAAATGTGCAAAGAGTGGTTCAAAAATCCGCTGAATATTGTACTTTTTATCTGGATTGTATGTGTAGCTGTTTCTGGTGCAATTTTGTTTCTTGTAATGACAGGGATGTTGAACCATGCCATCCCTAAGAAATCTCAGAGAGATACATGGTTTGAAGTGAATAACCAAATCCTTAATGCGTTGTTTACTCTCATGTGTCTGTACCAGCACCCTCAAAGGCTATACCACTTTGTTCTTTTAATACGATGGAGGCCAGAAGATATTTCTAGGCTGAGAAAGGTTTACTGCAAACATGGAACTTATAAGCCCCATGAATGGACACACATGATGGTGGTTGTTGGATTACTTAATCTCAATTGTTTTGCTCAATATGCTCTATGTGGGCTTAATTTGGGTTACAGGCGGTCAGAAAGACCAGCTATCGGGGTAGGAATATGTATCTCAGTTGCAATTGGTGCCCCTGCCATTGCTGGAGTTTACTCCATGCTCAGCCCTCTAGGAAAAGATTATGATACTGAATTAGACGAGGAAGCACAAATTCAAACCGGAGCTGCTGAGTGCAGCAGATCTGGTCAACTGAGAAGGAAATCATTAGAAAAGAGATTTTCGTTTGCATCAGATGAAGGGAGATGTGTTGAAGCTAGACCACAATGGAGTGGAGGCATTCTTGATTTTTGGGATGATATTTCTCTGGCATATCTCTCTTTGTTCTGcagtttttgtgtttttggttgGAATATGGAGAGACTTGGGTTCGGAAACATGTATGTTCATATTGCAACTTTTCTTCTGTTCTGTATGGCTCCTTTCTGGATCTTCAGTTTGGCTGCTGTTAATATTGACAATGATACTGTCAGGGCGGCATTAGGACTTACTggtatttttctttgtttgtttggGTTACTATATGGTGGCTTCTGGAGGATTCAGATGAGAAAAAGATACAATTTGCCTCCTTACAATACTTGTTGTGGTAAACCTTCTGTTGCTGACTGTGCACTATGGCTTTTCTGCTGTTGGTGCTCTCTTGCTCAGGAAGTAAGGACTGGAAATTCCTATGACATTGTGGAGGATAAATTTTGTAAGAAACAAGATGAAAATATATCTCCATTGCCTCGCGAGGATGGGCTATATAAGCATGCTCTAGGTTCTCCTCTTGCGAACGATTCCTCTCCACATTCAATAATAAAAAGCAGCACCCCAAGCCCCAGCAGATTTGCAGATGAAGTCCATAGTCCTGATAGACAGCAACCCTTCGTGGAAGGAAAGTCTCATACAAGaggtcaaaatgagataatgATGCCTCCTACTCCTTCAGTTATACAAAGAGAAGATGCAAAGCACAACAATTTTGCAATGTTATGA
- the LOC107872841 gene encoding 14 kDa proline-rich protein DC2.15 gives MATLSSTIFILSLLILATFTSACGPCEPKPKPHPTLKAPPVNPFCPRDTLKLGACADLLGLVNVAIGSQVTTPCCTLLEGLADLEAAACLCTAIKANVLGIVKLDIPVALSALVSACAKKVPTGFKCG, from the coding sequence ATGGCCACCCTCTCCTCCACCATCTTCATCCTCTCCCTTCTCATTTTAGCCACATTCACTAGTGCTTGTGGTCCATGTGAGCCAAAACCAAAGCCTCACCCAACACTGAAGGCACCCCCAGTGAACCCCTTTTGCCCAAGGGACACATTGAAGCTTGGTGCTTGTGCTGACCTACTTGGCCTTGTAAATGTTGCAATTGGTAGCCAAGTGACAACCCCTTGTTGCACATTGCTTGAAGGTCTAGCTGATTTGGAAGCTGCTGCTTGCCTTTGCACCGCCATTAAGGCTAATGTGCTTGGGATTGTCAAATTGGATATTCCAGTTGCACTTAGTGCTTTGGTTAGTGCTTGTGCTAAGAAAGTTCCCACTGGTTTCAAGTGTggttaa